A window of the Pedobacter frigiditerrae genome harbors these coding sequences:
- a CDS encoding M14 family zinc carboxypeptidase, producing MKIKHTILLVAFILCAGILKAQQPENILAAVGTPPNPKVQVSWNRYNDHAAITDICKKLAAAHPNLVKLESMGKSFKGKELWVMTITDSKVGSADKKPAMYIDGNIHSNEIQGSEFALYTAWYLAEMFASGNKAVMSLLADKTFYIAPTINPDARDNFIHQANTAHSPRTGLIPIDNDRDGTTNEDGFDDLDNDGQIVMMRRKSATGRYKVDPTDNRRMILVSGEEKGEYELLGSEGIDNDGDGFVNEDGEGAYDPNRDWGWNWQPNYIQGGAYKYPFSIPENRAIVDFVMKHPNIAAAQSYHNNGGMILRGPGALEDLDTYNALDIRVYDALGKKGEEMLPGYKYLVVYKDLYSVFGGELDWFYGGRGIYTFSNELWTGYSMYNKTDGEDSQAQLYTFDKDLLMKDAFVDWHPFKHPTYGDIEIGGFKKTYTRLHPGFLLESDAHRNMAFSVYHAYNTPKLSVGEIEVKDIGGLTQVTAIINNDRMIPTHSSQDVKNNIEIPDIISLTGGTVVAGMIVTNRDMNFTVEQKRDPANIKVQNIPGNSFVTVRWLVKGGSKFTVNVDSKKGGLASKSN from the coding sequence ATGAAAATAAAACATACAATTCTTCTGGTTGCATTTATTTTGTGTGCCGGAATTTTAAAAGCCCAACAGCCCGAAAATATTTTGGCAGCAGTTGGCACACCTCCAAATCCGAAGGTTCAAGTAAGCTGGAACAGATATAACGACCACGCTGCAATTACAGACATTTGCAAAAAGTTAGCTGCCGCTCATCCGAATTTGGTGAAGTTGGAGTCGATGGGAAAATCCTTTAAAGGCAAAGAACTTTGGGTAATGACCATTACAGATTCAAAAGTTGGCAGTGCCGATAAAAAACCAGCCATGTACATTGATGGAAATATCCACTCTAATGAAATTCAGGGAAGTGAATTTGCTTTGTATACTGCTTGGTATTTGGCAGAAATGTTCGCTTCGGGCAATAAAGCTGTTATGTCTTTACTGGCAGATAAAACTTTTTATATCGCCCCGACCATTAACCCTGATGCAAGAGATAATTTTATTCATCAGGCAAACACCGCTCACTCTCCGAGAACAGGTTTAATCCCTATCGACAATGACCGTGATGGTACAACGAACGAAGACGGTTTTGATGATTTAGATAACGACGGGCAAATTGTGATGATGCGTCGTAAAAGTGCAACTGGTCGTTACAAAGTTGACCCAACCGATAACAGAAGAATGATTTTGGTAAGTGGGGAAGAAAAAGGAGAATACGAGCTTTTAGGAAGCGAAGGAATTGATAACGATGGTGATGGTTTCGTAAACGAAGATGGCGAAGGTGCTTATGACCCAAATAGAGATTGGGGATGGAACTGGCAGCCAAATTATATTCAAGGAGGTGCTTATAAATATCCTTTTTCAATTCCAGAAAATAGGGCAATTGTAGATTTTGTAATGAAACATCCAAACATCGCGGCAGCACAATCTTACCACAATAATGGTGGTATGATTTTAAGAGGCCCAGGTGCTTTAGAGGATTTGGATACTTACAACGCGTTAGATATTAGAGTGTATGATGCTCTAGGAAAAAAAGGCGAAGAGATGCTGCCAGGCTATAAATACTTAGTGGTTTACAAGGATTTGTATTCGGTTTTTGGTGGCGAGCTAGATTGGTTTTATGGCGGAAGAGGAATTTATACTTTCTCTAACGAATTATGGACTGGTTATTCGATGTACAATAAAACAGATGGAGAAGACAGTCAAGCACAATTGTATACTTTTGATAAAGACTTGTTAATGAAAGATGCTTTTGTTGATTGGCACCCTTTTAAACACCCAACTTATGGCGACATAGAAATTGGTGGTTTCAAGAAAACCTACACTCGTTTACACCCAGGGTTTTTGCTAGAAAGCGACGCTCATCGTAACATGGCTTTTAGTGTTTATCATGCGTACAATACGCCAAAATTATCTGTTGGAGAAATTGAAGTAAAAGACATTGGCGGGCTAACTCAGGTTACGGCAATTATCAATAACGATAGAATGATTCCTACACACTCTAGTCAGGACGTGAAAAATAATATCGAAATACCAGATATCATTTCATTAACAGGCGGAACCGTTGTTGCAGGTATGATTGTAACAAATCGTGATATGAATTTTACCGTTGAACAAAAAAGAGACCCAGCAAATATTAAAGTTCAAAATATCCCTGGAAACTCTTTTGTAACCGTTCGTTGGTTAGTAAAAGGGGGAAGTAAATTCACAGTAAACGTAGACAGCAAAAAAGGCGGTTTAGCCAGTAAATCTAATTAA
- a CDS encoding thioredoxin family protein, which translates to MFLELTEDNLQQHLSDNTKVMVQYAASWCGNCRIMKPKFKKMAAENEDVAFLIVDAEKYPNSRKFANVDNLPTFAAFENGALVDQVQTNKAEGLAELFTKINNN; encoded by the coding sequence ATGTTTTTAGAATTAACAGAAGACAATCTTCAACAACATTTATCAGACAACACGAAAGTGATGGTGCAATACGCAGCGTCATGGTGTGGTAATTGCAGAATCATGAAGCCAAAATTCAAAAAAATGGCGGCTGAAAATGAGGATGTAGCTTTTTTAATTGTTGATGCAGAAAAATATCCTAACTCTAGAAAGTTTGCTAACGTTGATAATTTACCAACTTTTGCAGCTTTTGAAAATGGTGCATTGGTAGACCAAGTTCAAACCAATAAGGCCGAAGGATTGGCAGAATTATTCACAAAAATTAATAATAACTAA
- a CDS encoding S9 family peptidase gives MKKYLVFFLFLSAAAQAQQVAPLTVQKIMRDPKWMGVAPTNYRWSDDSKTVFFSWNPENKEKDQAYKVSVLTNKPEATEDNAAEKAAGTVYTYNKDKSLGLSEKGGDVYLYNFKQKRETRLTNTVDRENGSKFLYNNDVVFQRGDNLFQVSLSTAETKQLTNFVKGKRPSIGGPAVPGAPERAMPTVQDTWLKNDQTELFDIIKKRNKTGGRGQGFAGAAGGRRFGGGFDANFKTIKPIYLEDKFLTGLVVSPDGRFVSYRLTSPITTNHNTIVPNYITSSGYTEDIAGRTKVGETLTVSESFILDGTKDSVYTVHTSRIPGIKDLPDYVKDYPKQLEERTKKNEDRKINFGSPIWNENGTTAIITADANDNKDLWILKLDAATGNVSILDRQRDEAWIGGPGVGRNMEWIDNNRFYFQSEATGYSHLYTFNITTGEKKQLTSGKWEVQRTILSKDKTTFYISGNKEHPGITHFYKLSVNGGDLIQITSMKGGNEITMSPDEKWLAINYSYMDKPWELYVQANKPGAKAVQITKSTSAEFDSYKWRQPDLVSFKNRYGDDVYARVYPAANPHPNKPAVVFVHGAGYLQNVHYWWSQYFREYMFNNMLADNGYTVIDIDYTASSGYGRNHRTGIYRDMGGKDLTDQVDGVKMLVEKYGVNPKHVGLYGGSYGGFITLMGLFKEPDVFEAGAALRSVTDWAHYNHGYTANILNEPYNDPIAYKRSSPIYYADKLKGNLVMLHGMVDVNVHFQDIVRLTQRFIELGKDNWELAVYPVEDHGFVEPSSWTDEYKRIFKIFETTLKK, from the coding sequence ATGAAAAAATATCTAGTTTTCTTTCTCTTTCTATCAGCTGCCGCACAAGCACAGCAAGTTGCCCCGTTAACGGTTCAAAAAATCATGAGAGACCCAAAATGGATGGGCGTTGCCCCAACAAATTACCGTTGGTCTGATGATAGTAAAACCGTTTTTTTTAGCTGGAACCCAGAAAATAAGGAAAAGGACCAAGCTTATAAAGTAAGCGTATTGACCAATAAACCAGAAGCAACAGAAGATAATGCAGCAGAAAAGGCTGCGGGTACAGTTTATACTTACAACAAAGACAAGTCTTTGGGCTTATCTGAAAAAGGTGGCGATGTTTATTTGTACAACTTCAAACAGAAAAGAGAAACACGTTTAACGAATACTGTAGACCGTGAAAATGGGTCTAAATTTTTGTACAATAATGATGTTGTTTTTCAACGTGGTGACAACTTGTTTCAAGTGAGTTTATCTACAGCCGAAACCAAACAATTAACAAATTTTGTTAAAGGGAAAAGACCTAGTATCGGAGGTCCAGCTGTTCCTGGTGCTCCAGAAAGAGCAATGCCAACAGTGCAAGATACCTGGTTAAAAAATGACCAAACAGAACTTTTCGACATCATTAAAAAACGCAATAAAACTGGAGGAAGAGGCCAAGGTTTTGCAGGCGCTGCAGGTGGTCGCCGCTTTGGCGGTGGTTTTGATGCTAATTTTAAAACCATAAAGCCAATTTATTTAGAGGATAAATTTTTAACAGGTCTGGTGGTTAGTCCAGATGGAAGATTTGTTAGTTATAGATTAACAAGTCCAATTACTACAAATCACAACACGATTGTTCCAAACTACATTACCTCTTCTGGTTATACCGAAGATATTGCTGGTCGTACAAAAGTTGGAGAAACATTAACAGTTTCAGAGAGCTTCATTTTAGATGGCACAAAAGACAGCGTTTACACCGTTCATACTTCTCGAATCCCAGGCATAAAAGACTTGCCAGATTATGTGAAAGATTACCCTAAACAATTAGAAGAGAGAACCAAGAAAAACGAAGACCGTAAAATCAATTTTGGCTCGCCAATCTGGAATGAGAATGGTACAACGGCTATCATTACCGCAGACGCGAATGACAATAAAGATTTATGGATTTTAAAGCTAGACGCGGCGACAGGAAATGTGAGTATTTTAGACCGTCAACGTGATGAAGCTTGGATAGGTGGACCAGGCGTTGGGCGTAACATGGAATGGATTGATAACAATCGTTTCTATTTCCAAAGTGAAGCAACAGGCTATTCTCATTTATATACTTTTAATATAACTACTGGAGAGAAAAAACAATTGACTAGTGGTAAATGGGAAGTTCAAAGAACAATTTTATCTAAAGACAAAACTACTTTTTACATCAGCGGAAATAAAGAACATCCTGGTATTACTCACTTCTATAAGTTAAGTGTAAACGGAGGCGATTTAATTCAAATCACTTCAATGAAAGGTGGAAATGAAATTACCATGTCGCCAGACGAAAAATGGTTAGCCATCAATTATTCTTATATGGATAAACCTTGGGAATTGTATGTTCAGGCTAATAAGCCAGGGGCGAAGGCAGTACAAATTACCAAATCAACTTCAGCAGAATTTGACAGCTACAAATGGCGTCAACCAGATTTGGTTTCATTCAAAAACCGATATGGAGATGATGTTTATGCAAGAGTTTATCCAGCTGCAAATCCGCACCCAAATAAACCTGCCGTAGTTTTTGTACACGGTGCTGGTTATTTACAAAACGTTCATTACTGGTGGAGCCAATATTTTAGAGAGTACATGTTTAATAATATGTTAGCCGATAATGGTTATACTGTTATTGATATCGACTACACGGCAAGCTCTGGTTATGGCAGAAATCACCGTACAGGAATTTACAGAGATATGGGTGGAAAAGATTTAACCGACCAAGTAGATGGTGTTAAAATGTTGGTAGAGAAGTATGGTGTAAACCCTAAGCACGTTGGCTTATACGGCGGTTCTTATGGTGGTTTTATCACCTTGATGGGATTGTTTAAGGAGCCAGATGTTTTTGAAGCTGGAGCGGCTTTGCGTTCGGTTACAGATTGGGCACATTATAACCACGGGTACACGGCTAACATTTTAAATGAACCATATAACGACCCAATTGCTTACAAACGTAGCTCACCTATTTATTACGCAGATAAACTAAAAGGAAACTTGGTGATGTTGCATGGAATGGTAGATGTGAATGTTCACTTCCAAGACATTGTTCGTTTAACGCAGCGTTTTATTGAGTTAGGTAAAGACAATTGGGAGTTAGCAGTTTACCCTGTAGAAGACCATGGTTTTGTAGAGCCAAGCAGTTGGACAGACGAATATAAACGTATTTTTAAAATCTTTGAAACCACGTTGAAGAAATAG
- a CDS encoding DUF6952 family protein codes for MKIPVIRQLFQNSTPEKLEATLEVLEAFCEFRGVSEEEVNVAGEMITNICGALEVHAEVNGGALEKDALNAFAQRVMGSIDR; via the coding sequence ATGAAGATTCCAGTAATCAGACAGCTATTTCAAAATAGTACTCCAGAAAAACTGGAGGCAACATTAGAAGTTTTAGAAGCTTTTTGTGAGTTTAGAGGCGTGAGTGAAGAGGAAGTGAATGTGGCAGGTGAAATGATTACCAATATTTGCGGAGCATTAGAAGTTCATGCAGAAGTAAATGGTGGCGCCCTAGAAAAAGATGCATTAAACGCATTCGCTCAAAGAGTGATGGGTTCAATCGATAGATAA
- a CDS encoding GNAT family N-acetyltransferase, producing MQLTWVYKSFDELTTNELYAILQLRSEVFVVEQNCVYQDIDGKDKKSFHLMAWQGDELVAYTRLVAPGVSFPEASIGRVISSPKYRGLGIGITLLEKSITHILETYATNKIRIGAQLYLKKFYEGFGFVAKGEEFLEDGIPHIEMVLER from the coding sequence ATGCAACTAACTTGGGTCTACAAATCTTTTGATGAATTAACCACAAACGAGCTTTACGCTATTTTGCAGTTGCGAAGTGAGGTTTTTGTGGTCGAACAAAATTGCGTTTACCAAGACATAGACGGAAAGGATAAAAAATCATTTCATTTAATGGCTTGGCAAGGCGATGAATTGGTAGCTTATACTCGTTTAGTTGCACCTGGAGTTTCTTTTCCAGAAGCAAGTATTGGAAGAGTGATTTCCTCTCCTAAATATAGAGGATTGGGCATTGGAATTACCTTGCTTGAAAAAAGTATTACCCATATTTTAGAAACCTATGCTACCAATAAAATAAGAATTGGCGCACAACTTTACCTCAAAAAGTTCTATGAAGGTTTTGGATTTGTAGCCAAGGGAGAAGAATTTTTAGAAGATGGGATTCCTCATATTGAGATGGTTTTGGAGAGGTAA
- a CDS encoding M14 family metallopeptidase, with protein sequence MKKLYLFNLFFLLLLCNVSAQNQQDYSNNAKLAQRVKALADKYPQLVKSKTLTQTAGGKDILMLTIGSGKTEQKPAIVVVGGVEGKHLLGVEMAIGFAEKLMASSTTDSIKTLLNKQTFYVFPNMSPDATEQYFAKVKTERSGNATKTDDDRDGKLNEDDVDDLDENGKITMMRIVDPTGKYKLNTDDPRSLLMADFTKGESGKYILLPEGIDNDKDGDFNEDGEGGISFNKNSSYNFKPFVSGAGEYAVSEKENRALFDFLYDAFNVYAVVTFGPTNNLSTPVTFNPTAISKRIITGWFEADVKANALVSERYNKITKTKDAPKTQAESGDFSQWGYFHYGRLSFSTPGWWVPKVAPDSARKEKKFANEDAIASYLRWATSQGITNTFTPWKAVTHPDFPGQTVEVGGVDPFVLINPPYKLVDGIVAKHTDFVVSLAAMAPQIDFINLKTEKVADGLTRVTLSVLNTGDLSTYTKIGDRSYFLKKIVVKVNTNANQTVVSGRKNQSLESIQGKEYKELTWLIKGSGKVTIDATSPTTGSKSIEVSL encoded by the coding sequence ATGAAGAAACTATACCTTTTTAACCTGTTTTTTCTGCTATTGCTATGCAATGTCTCGGCACAAAATCAACAGGATTATAGCAACAATGCCAAATTAGCCCAAAGGGTTAAGGCGCTTGCAGACAAATATCCCCAATTAGTTAAATCAAAAACCTTAACACAAACCGCTGGCGGAAAAGACATTCTAATGTTAACCATCGGCTCTGGCAAAACAGAACAAAAGCCAGCAATCGTTGTGGTTGGTGGGGTCGAAGGCAAGCATCTTTTAGGGGTGGAAATGGCAATTGGTTTTGCAGAAAAATTGATGGCTTCCTCAACTACAGATAGCATTAAAACACTGCTAAACAAGCAAACTTTCTATGTTTTTCCGAACATGAGCCCTGATGCAACGGAGCAATATTTTGCCAAAGTGAAAACTGAAAGAAGTGGTAATGCTACTAAAACGGACGATGATAGAGATGGAAAATTAAACGAAGATGACGTTGATGATTTAGACGAGAACGGGAAAATCACAATGATGAGAATCGTTGACCCAACAGGGAAGTATAAATTAAATACCGACGACCCACGCTCTTTGCTAATGGCTGATTTTACCAAAGGCGAATCGGGAAAATACATTTTATTGCCAGAGGGAATTGACAATGATAAAGACGGGGATTTTAATGAAGATGGAGAAGGCGGCATAAGCTTCAATAAGAATTCAAGCTATAACTTTAAACCATTTGTTTCAGGCGCTGGAGAATATGCGGTTTCAGAAAAGGAAAACAGAGCATTGTTCGATTTCTTATATGATGCCTTTAACGTATACGCAGTTGTAACTTTCGGTCCAACAAATAATTTATCTACACCTGTTACCTTTAATCCTACAGCAATTTCTAAAAGAATTATCACAGGTTGGTTCGAGGCAGATGTAAAAGCAAATGCATTGGTTTCTGAAAGATATAACAAGATTACAAAAACAAAGGATGCCCCAAAAACACAAGCAGAAAGTGGAGATTTTTCTCAATGGGGATATTTTCACTATGGTCGTTTAAGCTTTAGCACACCTGGTTGGTGGGTTCCAAAAGTTGCTCCCGATTCGGCTCGTAAAGAGAAGAAATTTGCCAACGAAGACGCAATTGCCTCTTATTTGAGATGGGCAACTAGCCAAGGAATTACCAATACATTCACACCGTGGAAAGCAGTAACTCATCCAGATTTTCCTGGACAAACTGTTGAAGTTGGTGGTGTTGACCCATTTGTATTAATCAACCCACCTTATAAATTGGTAGATGGAATTGTGGCAAAACATACAGATTTTGTAGTGAGCTTGGCTGCAATGGCGCCTCAAATAGATTTCATAAATCTGAAAACAGAGAAAGTAGCAGACGGATTAACTCGAGTTACATTAAGCGTGTTAAATACTGGAGATTTATCTACCTATACCAAAATTGGCGATAGAAGTTATTTCTTGAAAAAGATTGTGGTGAAGGTAAATACCAATGCTAATCAAACAGTTGTTAGCGGACGAAAAAACCAATCGCTAGAAAGTATTCAAGGAAAAGAATATAAAGAGTTAACATGGTTGATAAAAGGTAGCGGCAAAGTAACTATTGACGCTACTAGTCCAACTACAGGAAGTAAATCAATCGAGGTATCACTATAA
- a CDS encoding peroxiredoxin: MAFVGKKFPSVSIDAMSEMGDDLKINIFEEATSKNKKVLLFWYPKDFTFVCPTELHAFQAALPDFEKRNTIVIGASCDTNEVHFAWLNTAKDNGGIEGVTYPLLADTHRHLSTILDILDQEVAYDEDGNESFAGSNVSYRATYLIDETGKVFHESVNDMPLGRNVKEYLRLIDAYSHVQKHGEVCPANWEEGKEAMNANRTGVAEYLSAN; the protein is encoded by the coding sequence ATGGCATTTGTAGGTAAAAAGTTCCCAAGCGTTAGTATTGATGCAATGTCCGAAATGGGCGATGATTTGAAAATCAATATATTTGAAGAAGCGACTAGCAAAAACAAAAAAGTATTATTATTCTGGTATCCAAAAGATTTCACTTTTGTTTGTCCAACAGAATTACATGCATTCCAAGCAGCATTACCAGATTTCGAAAAAAGAAACACAATTGTAATTGGTGCTTCATGTGATACAAACGAAGTTCACTTTGCGTGGTTAAACACAGCAAAAGATAATGGCGGTATTGAAGGTGTTACTTACCCTTTATTAGCTGATACTCACAGACACTTATCTACTATTTTAGATATCCTTGACCAAGAGGTTGCTTACGATGAAGATGGAAACGAATCATTTGCTGGTTCAAATGTTTCTTATCGTGCAACTTATTTAATTGATGAAACTGGTAAAGTATTCCACGAAAGTGTTAACGATATGCCATTAGGTAGAAACGTTAAAGAATATTTACGTTTAATTGATGCTTATAGCCACGTTCAAAAACATGGTGAAGTTTGTCCTGCAAACTGGGAAGAAGGAAAAGAAGCAATGAACGCAAACAGAACTGGCGTTGCTGAATATTTAAGCGCAAACTAA
- a CDS encoding aldehyde dehydrogenase family protein, with protein sequence MEQKINQVFNSQQAYKYTLRKENTAQRISRLKALKNAILKNESEIYQALESDLRKSEFEAAVTELIFVYGELDFAIKKLSAWMRPKHIAATLSNPFAKNRLYYEPKGICLIIAPWNYPFQLTMSPLISAIAAGNCCIVKPSELSPATSKVVSKIIVEAFTEQEVACFEGNADTSTVLLKLPFDHIFFTGSTAIGKVVMEAASKNLTSVTLELGGKSPTIIDKDVNLEKVAEKIAWGKLVNSGQTCIAPDYLFVHEQQHDEFIRLYKAAASRMFFKTETKIDHHVYGKIISHKHYERLKNLVDEALEKGARIDWGGQFEEQDQTIYPVILSKVSPETKVMKEEIFGPILPIITYQNIDEVIEQINAKSKPLALYIFSKSSKTIKHIIKNTSAGGTCVNDVLIHISNPKLPFGGVNGSGMGSSHGFFGFKNFSHERAVMFQRRINFNKMIYPPYAGKEWVLKMLKKIM encoded by the coding sequence ATGGAGCAAAAAATCAATCAAGTTTTTAATTCTCAACAAGCTTACAAATATACGCTTAGAAAAGAAAATACCGCACAGCGGATTTCGAGATTAAAAGCTTTAAAAAATGCCATTCTAAAAAACGAATCTGAAATATATCAGGCTTTAGAAAGCGATTTACGAAAAAGCGAATTTGAGGCTGCGGTAACAGAGTTGATTTTCGTTTATGGTGAGCTAGATTTTGCCATTAAAAAGCTAAGTGCTTGGATGCGTCCAAAACACATCGCCGCCACTTTAAGTAATCCATTTGCAAAAAACAGATTGTATTACGAACCGAAAGGCATTTGTTTAATCATTGCGCCTTGGAATTATCCATTTCAATTAACAATGAGCCCTTTGATTTCTGCAATAGCAGCAGGAAATTGTTGTATTGTTAAACCATCAGAATTAAGTCCAGCAACTAGTAAAGTTGTTTCAAAAATTATAGTTGAAGCCTTTACTGAACAAGAAGTTGCTTGTTTTGAAGGCAATGCCGATACCTCAACTGTTCTTTTAAAATTACCATTCGACCATATCTTTTTTACAGGAAGTACGGCAATCGGAAAAGTGGTCATGGAAGCTGCTTCAAAAAATTTAACATCAGTAACATTAGAACTTGGGGGCAAATCGCCCACAATAATTGATAAAGATGTTAACCTAGAAAAAGTAGCAGAGAAAATTGCTTGGGGTAAATTGGTTAACAGCGGACAAACCTGCATTGCACCAGATTATCTTTTTGTACACGAGCAACAGCACGATGAATTTATCAGGTTGTATAAAGCTGCAGCAAGTAGAATGTTTTTTAAAACAGAAACTAAAATAGACCATCACGTTTACGGTAAAATCATCAGCCACAAACATTACGAAAGGTTAAAAAACTTAGTTGATGAAGCGCTGGAAAAAGGAGCAAGAATAGATTGGGGCGGTCAGTTTGAAGAGCAAGACCAAACCATTTATCCTGTTATTTTAAGCAAAGTTTCTCCAGAAACCAAAGTGATGAAAGAGGAAATATTTGGCCCGATTTTACCAATTATTACTTATCAAAATATAGATGAAGTAATTGAACAAATCAACGCAAAAAGCAAACCATTGGCACTTTATATTTTTAGCAAGAGTAGCAAGACGATTAAACATATCATCAAAAATACTAGCGCAGGCGGCACTTGTGTAAATGATGTTTTAATCCATATCTCTAATCCGAAATTGCCATTTGGTGGTGTAAATGGAAGCGGAATGGGAAGTAGTCATGGTTTTTTTGGTTTCAAGAATTTCTCCCATGAAAGAGCCGTTATGTTTCAAAGAAGAATTAATTTTAATAAAATGATTTATCCACCTTATGCTGGTAAGGAATGGGTGCTAAAAATGTTGAAGAAAATAATGTAG